The following coding sequences are from one Phycisphaeraceae bacterium window:
- a CDS encoding zinc-dependent metalloprotease yields MSSMVRSSASLCALIAAAGLCISMPLTVAVAQPAPDSKSPAEEKPEFPKFADVSKDFTKVVSTADGEKSFYTLWVKEKDGSMLAELPRGFENQRHFIALTVASGESYAGLQAGELYCYWKRFDKRLALIEPEIATRSTGDQESKSGVERLFTDRVVLDVPIVCMGPSGQPVIDLKALMAGQAQKFFGYSAAGANANLAVVKEAKAFPKNVEISYELPTAGGRLKQFHYSVSLMEGTPGYQPRAADERIGYFTTVYRDLGKFRDDEKWVRYVNRWSLEKRDPKLKLSPPKEPIVFYVEHTVPVRYRAYVKQGIDYWNAAFEKVGIRDAIEVRYQDKASGANMDKDPEDVRYNFIRWLTNDVGTAIGPSRVNPLTGEILDADVVLTDGWIRYFWYTTNELIPASTAMEAFTPETIAWLDSHPNWDPRVRMAPPGERDYLLAQRASRGVVRYGGHPAAQTPQDMLGQQEFDGLKGRVSQVNGLCLAAQGKANDMALMGMNMMIMDMLNDPPEDEAEAKDAKKDEKKDKDKEKEKEETLDGIPEWFVGPALADLVAHEVGHTLGLRHNFKASSAYTLKQINSDEFKGKKPFTTSVMDYTPVNINMDDGPIQGDYNMSNIGPYDFWAIEYGYTSGDPKKVLETVADPEHQFGTDEDTFGPDPLAQRYDFSADPLDFAASRMKLVKALRAKITDKFVKEGQSWSKARRGYAISLSTQTQMLAMMSRWVGGAHVYRDKKGDPNGRAPIDVVPAAKQRAAMKFLIENTFTDEAFGLNADLLKYMTVDKWWDDGGMGSIMEDATWPVHDRVMGIQASVLTMMLNPTTLKRVYDNEFRIPADQDALTLPELMDAVSSAIWTEVYTKPSGKFTSRQPMVSSLRRNLQREHLDRLIDLTFPGTMYGASSKPISNLAVAKLKEIRGKIKSVNEGDGASRIDPYTSAHLAEAAVRIDKALEASYVYNAPSFGGMFGGFYFREPDGGRQSPVERQPDDYLNK; encoded by the coding sequence ATGAGCAGCATGGTTCGGTCTTCCGCCTCCCTGTGCGCGTTGATTGCCGCGGCAGGTCTTTGCATCTCGATGCCTCTCACTGTTGCGGTGGCCCAGCCGGCACCGGATTCCAAGTCCCCGGCGGAGGAGAAGCCGGAGTTTCCCAAGTTTGCCGACGTGTCGAAGGACTTCACCAAGGTGGTGTCGACGGCGGACGGGGAGAAGTCGTTCTACACGCTGTGGGTGAAGGAGAAGGACGGCTCGATGCTGGCGGAGCTGCCGCGGGGCTTCGAGAACCAGCGGCACTTCATCGCGCTGACGGTGGCATCGGGGGAGTCGTACGCGGGGCTGCAGGCGGGGGAGTTGTACTGCTACTGGAAGCGGTTCGACAAGCGGCTGGCGTTGATCGAGCCTGAGATCGCGACGCGGTCGACGGGGGACCAGGAGTCCAAGTCCGGGGTGGAGCGGCTGTTCACGGACCGGGTGGTGCTGGACGTGCCGATCGTGTGCATGGGCCCGAGCGGGCAGCCGGTGATCGATCTCAAGGCGCTGATGGCGGGGCAGGCGCAGAAGTTCTTCGGCTACTCGGCCGCGGGCGCGAACGCGAACCTGGCGGTGGTGAAGGAGGCGAAGGCGTTCCCGAAGAACGTGGAGATCTCGTACGAGTTACCGACGGCGGGCGGGCGGCTGAAGCAGTTCCACTACTCGGTGAGCCTGATGGAGGGGACCCCGGGGTACCAGCCGCGGGCGGCGGATGAGCGGATCGGGTACTTCACGACGGTGTACCGGGACCTTGGAAAGTTCCGGGACGACGAGAAGTGGGTGCGGTATGTGAACCGGTGGTCCCTGGAGAAGCGGGACCCGAAGTTGAAGCTGAGCCCGCCGAAAGAGCCCATCGTGTTCTACGTGGAGCACACGGTGCCGGTGCGGTACCGGGCGTACGTGAAGCAGGGGATCGACTACTGGAACGCGGCGTTCGAGAAGGTCGGGATCCGCGACGCGATCGAGGTCCGGTACCAGGACAAGGCGAGCGGCGCGAACATGGACAAGGACCCGGAGGATGTGCGGTACAACTTCATCCGGTGGCTGACGAACGACGTGGGGACGGCGATCGGTCCGTCGCGCGTGAATCCGCTGACGGGGGAGATCCTGGACGCGGACGTGGTGCTGACGGACGGGTGGATCCGGTACTTCTGGTACACGACCAACGAGCTGATCCCGGCGTCGACGGCGATGGAGGCGTTCACGCCTGAGACGATCGCGTGGCTGGACAGCCATCCGAACTGGGACCCGCGGGTGCGGATGGCGCCCCCCGGGGAGCGTGACTACCTGCTGGCGCAGCGGGCGTCGCGCGGGGTGGTGCGGTACGGCGGGCACCCGGCGGCGCAGACGCCGCAGGACATGCTGGGCCAGCAGGAGTTCGACGGGCTCAAGGGGCGCGTGTCGCAGGTGAACGGCCTGTGCCTCGCGGCGCAGGGGAAGGCCAACGACATGGCGCTGATGGGCATGAACATGATGATCATGGACATGCTGAACGACCCGCCGGAGGACGAGGCCGAGGCGAAGGACGCGAAGAAGGACGAGAAGAAGGACAAGGACAAAGAGAAGGAGAAGGAAGAGACGCTCGACGGGATCCCCGAGTGGTTCGTGGGCCCGGCGCTGGCGGACCTGGTGGCGCACGAGGTGGGCCACACGCTGGGGCTGCGTCACAACTTCAAGGCGTCGTCGGCGTACACGCTCAAGCAGATCAACTCCGACGAGTTCAAGGGGAAGAAGCCGTTCACGACGTCGGTGATGGACTACACGCCGGTGAACATCAACATGGACGACGGCCCGATCCAGGGCGACTACAACATGTCGAACATCGGCCCGTACGACTTCTGGGCGATCGAGTACGGCTACACGTCGGGCGACCCGAAGAAGGTGCTGGAGACGGTGGCGGACCCGGAGCACCAGTTCGGGACGGACGAAGACACGTTCGGGCCCGACCCGCTGGCGCAGCGGTACGACTTCTCGGCGGACCCACTGGACTTCGCGGCGTCGCGGATGAAGCTGGTGAAGGCGCTGCGGGCGAAGATCACGGACAAGTTCGTGAAGGAAGGGCAGTCGTGGTCGAAGGCCCGGCGCGGGTACGCGATCTCGCTGAGCACGCAGACCCAGATGCTGGCGATGATGTCGCGCTGGGTGGGCGGGGCGCACGTGTACCGCGACAAGAAGGGCGACCCGAACGGCCGCGCCCCGATCGACGTGGTCCCCGCGGCGAAGCAGCGGGCGGCGATGAAGTTCCTGATCGAGAACACGTTCACAGACGAGGCGTTCGGGCTGAACGCGGACCTGCTGAAGTACATGACCGTGGACAAGTGGTGGGACGACGGCGGCATGGGCTCGATCATGGAGGACGCGACGTGGCCGGTGCACGACCGCGTGATGGGCATTCAGGCGTCGGTGCTGACGATGATGCTGAACCCGACGACGCTCAAGCGGGTGTACGACAACGAGTTCCGGATCCCGGCGGACCAGGACGCGCTGACGCTGCCGGAGCTGATGGACGCGGTGTCGTCGGCGATCTGGACGGAGGTGTACACGAAGCCGTCGGGCAAGTTCACCTCGCGCCAGCCGATGGTGTCGTCGCTGCGGCGGAACCTGCAGCGCGAGCACCTGGACCGGCTGATCGACCTGACCTTCCCCGGCACGATGTACGGGGCTTCGAGCAAGCCGATCTCGAACCTTGCGGTGGCGAAACTCAAGGAGATCCGCGGGAAGATCAAGTCCGTGAACGAGGGCGACGGGGCCTCACGGATTGATCCATACACGAGCGCCCACCTGGCCGAGGCGGCGGTGCGCATCGACAAGGCGCTGGAGGCCTCGTACGTGTACAACGCGCCGAGTTTCGGCGGGATGTTCGGCGGGTTCTACTTCCGCGAGCCCGACGGAGGGCGGCAGAGCCCGGTCGAGAGGCAGCCGGATGACTACCTGAACAAGTAG